The following are encoded together in the Vigna unguiculata cultivar IT97K-499-35 chromosome 2, ASM411807v1, whole genome shotgun sequence genome:
- the LOC114173502 gene encoding uncharacterized protein LOC114173502 produces the protein MKQPAAKSSLRRLCPNIDREDGLETVLEIPIPEEMFTPMGSNVTLRWQNMLTWMKAQTEDKLSTPTVSARLNELRFLLYLVGSPLIPLQVQLGHSVRRPVRDSSIEASTAKYIVQQYIAATGGQPALNAVDSMCVLGQIKIAASDFHQTCETIEVKKTSEEMGGFVLLQKDPDLWCLEILVSGCKVCCGSNGKVSWRHSSNQQTPVSRGAPRPLRRFLQGLDPRATANLFLDAACIGEKIINDEECFILKLETSPAIRDAQSGPNFEIIHHTIWGYFSQRSGLLVQFEDSRLLTMRTKDDNDIFWETSLESVIEDYRYVDGINVSHSGKTRVTVSRYGEQSSNHKRELEERWKIEEVDFNVWGLNAESFLPPSNLGKT, from the exons ATGAAACAGCCGGCTGCAAAGTCATCCCTGAGGAGGCTTTGTCCGAACATCGATAGAGAAGATGGGTTGGAGACCGTTCTCGAAATACCAATACCCGAAGAAATGTTCACACCCATGGGAAGCAACGTAACGTTGCGGTGGCAAAACATGTTAACGTGGATGAAGGCTCAAACAGAAGACAAATTGTCCACCCCCACAGTTTCAGCGCGCCTAAATGAGCTTCGCTTTCTGCTTTACCTCGTTGGCTCCCCTCTTATCCCTCTTCAGGTCCAATTAGGTCATTCCGTCCGTCGTCCGGTCAGAGATAGTTCCATC GAAGCATCAACGGCAAAGTATATAGTACAACAGTATATAGCGGCAACGGGAGGACAGCCAGCATTGAATGCGGTGGATAGTATGTGTGTTCTTGGGCAGATAAAGATTGCTGCGTCAGATTTTCACCAGACCTGTGAGACCATTGAGGTGAAGAAAACCTCGGAAGAGATGGGAGGGTTCGTTTTGTTGCAGAAGGACCCCGATTTGTGGTGTTTAGAGATTCTTGTGTCAGGGTGCAAGGTTTGTTGCGGTAGCAATGGCAAGGTCTCTTGGCGCCATTCTTCTAACCAGCAGACACCAGTTTCAAGAGGTGCTCCTAGACCTCTACGTCGTTTCCTTCAG GGATTGGATCCAAGGGCAACGGCTAACTTATTTTTGGACGCTGCATGCATAGGAGAGAAAATAATCAATGATGAAGAGTGCTTCATCTTGAAATTGGAAACAAGTCCAGCAATTCGTGATGCCCAAAGCGGACCAAACTTTGAGATCATCCATCACACAATATGGGGCTATTTTAGCCAGCGATCTGGTCTCTTGGTTCAGTTCGAAGATTCAAGATTACTCACGATGAGAACCAAAGACGACAACGACATTTTTTGGGAAACAAGTTTAGAATCAGTGATTGAGGATTACAGGTACGTAGATGGGATAAACGTGTCACACAGTGGGAAGACTCGAGTTACTGTTTCCAGATACGGTGAACAATCATCTAACCATAAAAGAGAATTGGAAGAGAGATGGAAGATCGAAGAGGTAGATTTTAACGTCTGGGGTTTGAATGCTGAAAGCTTTCTACCTCCTTCAAACTTAGGAAAGACATAA
- the LOC114173501 gene encoding uncharacterized protein LOC114173501 — protein MKDEEGLPTTTAVAKKEPLDSGLFGKGKYKFWALAAILLLAFWSMFTGTVSLRWSGTLNSLSNDMDSPIHDDLDVLEMEEREKVVRHMWDVYTNSRRIRLPRFWQEAFEAAYEDLTNDVAEVRDAAITEIAKMSVHSIHFDPPPVQSTSAREFSKSLDQADKGKEATLSRRA, from the exons ATGAAGGACGAGGAGGGGCTTCCGACCACCACCGCGGTGGCGAAGAAGGAACCATTGGATTCGGGTTTGTTTGGGAAAGGGAAGTATAAGTTTTGGGCATTAGCGGCAATTTTGCTTCTGGCGTTTTGGTCGATGTTCACCGGCACCGTCTCTCTGCGTTGGTCCGGCACTCTGAATTCCCTTTCCAACGATATGGATTCTCCCATCCACGACGATCTCGATGTTCTC GAAATGGAGGAGAGAGAGAAGGTGGTGAGGCACATGTGGGATGTTTACACCAACAGTCGCAGGATCAGGTTGCCGAGGTTCTGGCAGGAGGCTTTCGAGGCTGCCTATGAGGATTTGACGAATGATGTGGCTGAGGTCAGAGATGCTGCAATTACCGAGATAGCTAAGATGTCTGTTCACTCCATTCATTTTGATCCACCTCCTGTTCAATCTACG AGTGCCCGAGAATTCAGCAAGAGCCTTGATCAAGCTGATAAAGGAAAAGAAGCAACATTGTCGAGGCGTGCTTAG
- the LOC114174619 gene encoding probable polyol transporter 6, whose protein sequence is MNQGRRQRKGSRYATLCSVVTSMISIIFGYDTGVMSGALIFIREELGISDTQQELLAGILNVCALVGSLVAGRTADIIGRRYTISLASILFLVGSVLMGYGPNYAILMAGRCVAGLGVGFALLMAPIYSGEISSAEARGFLSSLPELCIGIGILLGYIINYLLGKLPLKLGWRLMLGIAAAPSLALAVGILAMPESPRWLVVKGHLAKAKKVLVKISDSEEEAELRFREIKSAAGIDENCTEETVKLSRNSSGEGVWKELILRPSYAVRRMLIAAVGIHFFEHATGIEAVMLYSHRIFKIAGVTSKDKLLLATIGIGVTKVSCLIVATFFLDKIGRRRLLFISTGGMIVSLSLLGFSLTMVDKSHEKLTWALVLSLVGTYVYVAFFNLGLAPVTWVYGSEIFPLRLRAQGASIGVAVNRLTNAAISMSFISIYKKITIGGAFFLFAGTSILAMLFFFFFLPETKGKALEEMEMVFGQKTERNAAAAAATTETTEPEQNA, encoded by the exons ATGAATCAAGGTAGACGACAGCGCAAAGGTTCAAGATATGCTACATTATGTTCGGTGGTCACTTCCATGATATCCATCATATTTGGATATG ACACTGGTGTTATGAGTGGAGCACTGATATTCATAAGGGAGGAGCTAGGAATCAGTGACACCCAACAAGAACTTCTTGCAGGCATCTTGAACGTTTGTGCATTGGTAGGGTCTTTAGTTGCAGGAAGGACCGCTGATATCATTGGAAGACGCTACACAATTTCCTTAGCATCCATCCTTTTCTTGGTTGGTTCAGTACTCATGGGATATGGACCAAACTATGCAATTTTAATGGCGGGAAGGTGTGTTGCTGGTCTTGGAGTGGGTTTTGCTCTTTTGATGGCACCCATTTATTCAGGAGAAATCTCCTCTGCTGAAGCACGAGGCTTTTTAAGCTCCCTACCTGAGCTTTGTATTGGCATTGGAATTTTACTTGGTTACATCATAAACTACTTGTTAGGGAAATTGCCTTTGAAGCTTGGATGGAGATTGATGCTTGGTATTGCAGCAGCTCCTTCACTTGCTTTGGCGGTGGGAATTCTCGCAATGCCGGAGTCTCCGAGGTGGTTGGTGGTGAAAGGCCATTTGGCAAAAGCAAAGAAAGTTCTAGTAAAAATTTCAGACAGTGAAGAAGAAGCTGAGCTTCGGTTCCGGGAGATAAAGAGTGCTGCTGGGATCGACGAGAATTGCACTGAGGAAACGGTTAAACTGTCTCGAAATAGCAGTGGTGAAGGGGTTTGGAAAGAGCTGATTTTGAGGCCTTCTTATGCTGTTCGACGGATGCTGATTGCAGCAGTGGGGATTCACTTTTTCGAGCATGCAACTGGAATTGAAGCTGTTATGTTATACAGTCACAGAATCTTCAAGATAGCTGGTGTTACCAGTAAGGACAAGCTTTTGCTAGCCACCATTGGAATAGGTGTTACAAAAGTGTCTTGCTTGATAGTCGCCACTTTTTTTCTTGACAAAATTGGAAGACGACGCCTCTTGTTTATAAGCACTGGAGGAATGATTGTTAGCCTTAGCTTGTTGGGATTCAGCTTGACAATGGTGGATAAATCCCATGAGAAGCTGACATGGGCCTTGGTTCTTAGCTTGGTGGGTACTTATGTATATGTTGCATTTTTCAATCTTGGACTTGCACCTGTGACATGGGTGTATGGCTCGGAGATTTTCCCTCTGAGGTTGAGAGCACAAGGAGCAAGTATTGGAGTTGCAGTGAACAGACTCACCAATGCTGCTATTTCCATGAGTTTTATTTCGATCTATAAAAAAATCACCATAGGGGGTGCCTTTTTCTTGTTCGCTGGTACATCTATTCTGGCCatgttgttcttcttcttcttcttgcccGAAACCAAGGGCAAGGCCTTGGAAGAGATGGAGATGGTTTTCGGCCAAAAGACAGAAAGGaatgctgctgctgctgctgcaaCTACAGAAACCACCGAGCCGGAGCAGAATGCGTAG
- the LOC114173500 gene encoding probable polyol transporter 3 codes for MEIRGEKEQFNKHAFACVLVASMISIIFGYDTGVMSGAMIFIKEEFGTSDTRQEVLAGILNLCALVGSLAAGRACDYFGRRYTISLASFLFMTGSILMGYGPNYAILMLGRCVAGIGVGFALMIAPVYSAEMSSAKSRGFLASLPELGIGIGILLGYVANYFLGKLSLKLGWRLMLGIAAVPSLVLALGILLMPESPRWLVVQGHLGKAKKVLLKVSNTEQEAEIRFKDIKIAAGVTDENCAEETVKAPQKNNGEGVWKELLVRPSSSVRWMLIAAVGVHFFQHATGIEAVMLYSPRIFKKAGVTTKDKLLLTTIGVGVTKIIFSTIATFFLDRVGRRRLLLSSTGGMVCSLAVLGFSLTMVHISQEKLLWALSLSIVATYSFVASFNMGLGPVTWVYSSEIFPLKLRAQGVSIGVAVNRVMNAAIAMSFISIYKTLTIGGAFFMFAGISILALFFFYFFLPETKGKALEEMEMVFSKNYTRNVAAETDLSQNV; via the exons ATGGAGATACGTGGTGAAAAAGAGCAGTTCAACAAACATGCTTTTGCATGTGTTTTAGTCGCTTCCATGATATCCATTATATTTGGATATG ATACTGGTGTTATGAGTGGAGCCATGATATTCATAAAGGAGGAGTTTGGAACCAGCGACACCCGACAAGAAGTTCTTGCAGGCATCTTAAACCTTTGTGCATTGGTAGGTTCTTTAGCTGCAGGAAGAGCCTGTGATTACTTCGGTCGACGCTACACAATCTCTCTGGCCTCTTTCCTTTTCATGACTGGTTCAATCCTCATGGGATACGGTCCAAACTACGCAATTCTTATGCTGGGAAGGTGTGTTGCGGGTATTGGAGTGGGTTTTGCTCTTATGATAGCACCGGTTTATTCTGCAGAAATGTCCTCTGCTAAATCCCGAGGCTTTCTAGCTTCCCTACCTGAGCTTGGTATCGGTATTGGAATCTTACTAGGTTACGTTGCAAACTATTTCTTAGGTAAGTTGAGTTTGAAGCTTGGGTGGAGATTGATGCTTGGTATTGCAGCAGTTCCTTCACTTGTTTTGGCTTTGGGCATTCTCTTAATGCCCGAGTCTCCAAGGTGGTTGGTGGTGCAAGGCCATCTGGGAAAAGCCAAGAAAGTTTTGTTGAAAGTTTCGAATACTGAACAAGAAGCTGAGATTCGGTTCAAGGATATAAAAATTGCTGCTGGGGTAACCGACGAGAATTGCGCAGAAGAAACAGTTAAGGCACCACAGAAGAACAATGGTGAAGGGGTTTGGAAAGAGTTGCTTGTGAGACCCTCTTCTTCTGTTCGGTGGATGCTGATTGCAGCTGTGGGGGTTCACTTTTTCCAGCATGCCACTGGAATTGAAGCTGTGATGCTATACAGTCCAAGAATCTTTAAAAAAGCAGGTGTTACCACTAAGGACAAGCTCTTGCTCACAACCATTGGAGTAGGTGTTACAAAAATCATCTTTTCGACCATAGCCACGTTTTTTCTCGACAGAGTTGGGAGAAGACGCCTCTTGCTTTCAAGCACCGGAGGAATGGTTTGTAGCCTTGCAGTATTAGGATTCAGCTTGACCATGGTTCATATTTCCCAGGAAAAGCTCTTATGGGCCTTGAGCCTCAGCATAGTGGCTACTTACTCATTTGTTGCTTCTTTCAATATGGGACTTGGACCTGTCACATGGGTGTACAGTTCAGAGATTTTTCCTCTCAAGTTGAGGGCACAAGGAGTGAGTATAGGAGTTGCAGTTAACAGAGTTATGAATGCTGCAATCGCCATGAGTTTTATTTCGATCTATAAAACACTCACCATAGGTGGTGCCTTTTTCATGTTTGCTGGTATATCTATATTGGCtttgttcttcttctactttttcCTGCCTGAAACCAAGGGCAAGGCCTTGGAAGAGATGGAGATGGTTTTCAGCAAAAACTATACCAGAAATGTGGCTGCTGAAACTGATCTGAGCCAGAATGTGTAA